From a single Aneurinibacillus sp. REN35 genomic region:
- a CDS encoding YpmS family protein: MIDRQNKENNWKRWFLVLLGINLFILIGMIWLIFAPASQSDLPNMENTKQNEAEFTVSSTKQNVNQLISSYLATLPKNKALHYSLTLKDDVELQGAVFAFNRKIPLTATFEPLVQENGDLILRQKSLALGKLELPNKAVLAYVRDNYPMPEWVKVDPVKEDIYVAVTKMETKSNFKIKAKQIDLARDQLVFTFTVPNDALNFQK, encoded by the coding sequence ATGATAGACAGACAAAATAAAGAAAACAACTGGAAACGCTGGTTTTTGGTCCTGCTCGGGATCAACCTTTTTATACTCATCGGAATGATCTGGCTGATTTTTGCTCCTGCTTCGCAATCCGATCTTCCTAACATGGAAAATACGAAGCAGAACGAAGCTGAATTTACCGTCTCCTCCACCAAGCAGAACGTAAACCAGCTAATCAGCAGCTATCTCGCAACATTACCGAAAAATAAGGCACTTCACTATTCGCTTACCCTTAAAGATGATGTTGAACTGCAAGGAGCGGTTTTTGCCTTCAACCGTAAAATTCCGCTTACTGCGACATTCGAGCCGCTTGTACAGGAAAATGGAGATCTTATTCTGCGGCAGAAATCACTCGCACTAGGCAAGCTAGAACTCCCGAATAAAGCGGTGCTTGCATATGTGCGCGACAACTATCCAATGCCCGAGTGGGTGAAGGTTGATCCGGTAAAGGAGGATATCTATGTAGCCGTAACGAAAATGGAGACAAAAAGCAACTTTAAGATTAAGGCAAAGCAAATTGACCTTGCACGTGATCAGCTCGTCTTCACGTTTACCGTACCGAATGATGCTTTGAACTTTCAAAAGTAA
- a CDS encoding VanW family protein: MKTLQPIKRSPLRIYAGKKFYRLKRYVEWYLSGKRYATQKEQTTLLYVMYTHETPLLRELKDVDMWLQHNKVTNLKIASQRLNHLIIKPGETFSYWRLLGNTTKRKGYVDGMILFYGKVTTGIGGGLCQLSNLIYWMTLHSPLTVTERYRHSYDVFPDSKRSQPFGSGATCAYNYVDLQIKNETNQAYQLIVYVTDTHLVGEWRTENPATRTYEVYEREHRITHEYWGSYVRHNKIHRKVYNLSNELIDDEFVTENHAIMMYEPLLENKT, from the coding sequence ATGAAAACGTTACAGCCGATAAAAAGAAGTCCACTTCGCATCTATGCAGGCAAAAAGTTCTACCGCTTAAAACGATATGTAGAGTGGTATCTAAGCGGGAAACGCTATGCCACCCAAAAAGAACAAACCACATTGCTTTATGTAATGTATACACATGAGACTCCCTTGCTTCGTGAACTGAAAGATGTGGACATGTGGCTGCAGCATAATAAGGTAACGAACCTCAAAATCGCTTCACAGCGACTCAATCACCTCATTATCAAACCTGGCGAGACGTTCTCTTATTGGCGCCTTCTCGGAAATACGACCAAGCGAAAAGGATATGTCGATGGCATGATTCTGTTCTATGGCAAAGTTACAACCGGAATCGGTGGAGGACTGTGTCAGTTGTCCAATCTGATCTATTGGATGACGCTGCATTCGCCGTTAACAGTTACTGAAAGATATCGACATAGCTATGATGTATTTCCCGATTCAAAGCGAAGCCAGCCGTTCGGAAGCGGAGCAACGTGCGCGTATAACTATGTGGATTTGCAAATAAAGAACGAAACAAACCAAGCCTACCAATTAATTGTCTATGTAACAGATACACATCTGGTCGGGGAATGGAGAACGGAGAACCCGGCAACAAGAACATATGAAGTATACGAGAGGGAGCACCGCATCACACATGAATACTGGGGTAGTTATGTACGCCACAATAAAATTCATAGAAAAGTATACAATCTTAGCAATGAACTAATTGATGACGAGTTTGTTACAGAGAATCATGCGATTATGATGTATGAACCACTGCTAGAAAATAAAACCTAA
- a CDS encoding SGNH/GDSL hydrolase family protein, protein MKKIRIGLAAAGVAACVLSIAAMVLKQPTQPANSSAALSHTNKQSDIPLSTQPAMRQYTKQAAPPAAEVKQKVIQVIESAQGLALKKDIKIVALGDSLTQGVGDETNEGGYVGIIKNTLKNNKNQSHISVENFGKRGNRTDQLLERIEQKKITSSIQDADIILITIGANDVMKIVRSNFNHLTYEDFVKEQVNYQIRLQHVIERIHKKNHNAHIYLLGIYNPFDKYFGDIKEMDLIIADWNRIGAQVISRYDRATFVPIQTIFQKPKENLLYEDNFHPNEIGYKRMAERVLQYIKPEIENHSR, encoded by the coding sequence TTGAAAAAGATACGAATCGGACTTGCAGCAGCAGGCGTGGCCGCATGTGTGCTCTCCATCGCTGCGATGGTGTTAAAACAACCTACACAGCCTGCCAACTCGTCCGCTGCTTTATCCCATACGAATAAACAAAGCGACATTCCCCTCTCCACCCAACCAGCTATGCGGCAGTATACGAAGCAGGCGGCCCCACCTGCCGCAGAAGTCAAGCAAAAGGTGATTCAGGTGATCGAGAGTGCGCAGGGACTGGCGCTTAAAAAAGATATTAAAATTGTTGCGCTCGGCGACTCCTTGACGCAAGGCGTAGGAGACGAGACGAATGAAGGCGGATATGTCGGCATCATCAAAAACACGTTAAAAAATAATAAGAATCAAAGCCACATTTCAGTGGAAAACTTCGGAAAAAGAGGGAATCGAACCGATCAATTGCTTGAGAGAATCGAACAAAAAAAAATTACGTCCTCCATTCAGGACGCCGATATTATACTCATTACAATCGGTGCCAATGATGTGATGAAAATCGTTCGCTCCAATTTTAACCATCTTACCTATGAAGACTTTGTTAAAGAACAGGTGAACTACCAAATCCGGCTTCAGCATGTCATTGAACGTATACACAAAAAAAACCACAACGCTCATATTTATTTGCTTGGTATCTACAACCCGTTCGATAAATACTTTGGTGATATTAAAGAAATGGATCTTATTATCGCAGATTGGAACCGAATCGGCGCACAGGTGATTAGCCGATACGATCGTGCTACATTTGTTCCGATTCAAACCATCTTTCAAAAACCAAAAGAAAATCTATTATATGAAGATAATTTTCATCCGAACGAAATAGGATACAAGCGCATGGCTGAACGGGTACTGCAATATATCAAACCCGAAATCGAAAATCATAGCCGATAA
- a CDS encoding STAS domain-containing protein, whose product MSSISKVTNYLIEHAQSLAVEIVEGVLDRMNLHIPEWEKEQAITMYVEFLAFLGKTAACEEEEIPDDLIAWSKKNGEREASSGGRISDIIVRYPSTRIVFAERVTRLSVEYGLSVEETVSIIKRINFMLDISANETVFAFERLRYKIMKETQREMAELSAPIVPIEETIAVLPLVGSIDSYRATYILEKVVPKITELKIEHLIVDFSGIPTIDTAIAHYLFKIETVLRILGIHTIVTGIRPEIAQTVVSGGIDLSSIKTYANVKQALESMQNK is encoded by the coding sequence ATGAGCTCGATATCTAAAGTGACGAACTACTTAATTGAACATGCGCAATCTTTGGCTGTTGAAATCGTTGAAGGTGTTCTTGACAGGATGAATTTACACATTCCGGAATGGGAAAAAGAACAAGCCATCACCATGTATGTAGAGTTTTTGGCGTTTTTGGGGAAAACGGCAGCTTGTGAGGAAGAAGAGATTCCGGATGACCTTATTGCTTGGAGCAAAAAGAATGGGGAACGCGAAGCATCTTCAGGGGGCAGAATTTCTGATATCATTGTTCGTTACCCGTCCACCCGCATAGTCTTTGCCGAACGTGTGACCCGGTTGAGTGTAGAATATGGGCTTTCTGTAGAAGAGACGGTCTCTATTATCAAGCGAATTAACTTCATGCTGGATATAAGTGCGAATGAAACCGTTTTTGCATTTGAGCGTCTTAGATATAAGATTATGAAAGAGACGCAAAGAGAAATGGCGGAGTTATCAGCACCGATTGTGCCAATTGAAGAGACTATTGCAGTTCTGCCGTTGGTTGGTTCCATTGATTCTTATAGAGCTACATATATTTTAGAGAAGGTTGTACCCAAAATTACCGAACTAAAGATTGAGCATCTTATTGTGGACTTTTCCGGTATTCCGACGATTGATACAGCGATTGCCCATTACTTGTTTAAGATTGAAACGGTGCTTCGCATATTAGGAATTCATACAATCGTAACGGGAATCCGCCCTGAAATCGCTCAGACGGTTGTAAGCGGCGGAATTGATCTGTCATCTATTAAGACGTATGCAAATGTGAAGCAGGCATTGGAAAGTATGCAGAATAAATAA
- a CDS encoding MarR family winged helix-turn-helix transcriptional regulator: MPDQNNRTDFEELYLQVQRKVAAEWHKRLDQLISGSQSMILRMLEVSGPQKVSTLAERLCITPGAVTSLSDKLISCGYATRKRDTVDRRVVNLEITEKGRTILRQYRKEVKSTVEYFFAGLSDEDIDHLTRIYQQVLKNIDTQKEEYTE; the protein is encoded by the coding sequence ATGCCTGACCAAAATAACCGAACTGATTTTGAAGAATTGTATCTACAGGTGCAAAGGAAAGTTGCCGCTGAATGGCATAAGCGCTTAGATCAGCTTATTTCCGGATCGCAGTCCATGATTCTGCGAATGCTTGAGGTAAGCGGACCACAAAAAGTCTCTACATTAGCAGAACGATTGTGCATCACACCGGGAGCTGTTACCAGCCTTTCTGATAAATTGATTTCCTGCGGTTATGCTACCAGGAAAAGAGATACCGTTGATCGCAGAGTAGTCAATCTGGAGATTACAGAGAAAGGGCGCACAATATTGCGGCAGTACAGAAAAGAGGTTAAAAGCACGGTAGAGTATTTTTTCGCGGGTCTATCTGATGAAGATATCGATCACTTAACACGTATCTATCAACAGGTGCTGAAGAATATTGATACACAGAAAGAGGAATACACCGAATGA
- a CDS encoding NCS2 family permease — MKKFFAFEERETTYRQETVAGITTFLAMAYILVVNPIVLSESGMDKGAVFTATALTAILGTLLMGLLANYPIGIASSMGLNSFFTYSVVISMGIPWQTALTGVFVSGVLFVILSVLKIREKIINVIPQDLKYAIAGGIGFFVTFIGLKSAGIIQKSDATFVSLGNLKAAPTLLALFGFIVTMVLLIRNVQGGIFYGMIISTIVGMIFGLIDVPSNVVGTIPSLAPTFGVAFEHLPDVFTPELLAVIFTFLFVGFFDTAGTLIAVASQAGIIKDNQIPNAGRALLADSSASVIGSVLGTSTTASFIESSAGIAVGGRTGFTSVVIAACFTLALFFSPILSVVTSEVTAPALIIVGAMMASEIRHINWNRLDIMIPAFVTIIMMPLTFSVATGIALGFILYPITMLALKRGRDVHPIMYGLAVIFIAYFAYV; from the coding sequence ATGAAGAAGTTTTTTGCTTTTGAGGAAAGGGAGACAACGTACAGACAAGAAACTGTCGCAGGTATTACCACGTTTTTGGCGATGGCCTATATTCTTGTAGTAAATCCGATTGTACTGAGTGAATCCGGTATGGACAAAGGCGCGGTATTTACTGCTACCGCTTTGACGGCCATTCTAGGAACGCTGTTGATGGGGCTTCTTGCCAACTATCCAATCGGGATTGCATCAAGCATGGGATTGAACTCATTCTTTACCTATTCGGTTGTAATCAGCATGGGAATTCCGTGGCAGACTGCACTGACCGGCGTATTTGTGTCTGGTGTGCTATTCGTGATTCTGAGCGTGTTAAAAATCCGGGAGAAGATCATCAATGTCATTCCGCAGGATTTGAAATACGCAATTGCCGGGGGCATCGGTTTTTTTGTCACCTTTATTGGCTTGAAAAGCGCCGGGATCATACAGAAGAGTGATGCGACATTTGTCTCGCTCGGTAATCTGAAGGCGGCACCGACACTGCTTGCGCTGTTCGGATTCATCGTTACCATGGTATTGTTAATCAGAAATGTACAGGGCGGTATTTTTTACGGGATGATCATCTCTACAATTGTAGGTATGATTTTTGGCCTGATTGATGTTCCTTCTAACGTTGTGGGAACCATCCCAAGTCTTGCGCCGACATTTGGCGTCGCGTTCGAGCACCTGCCGGATGTATTTACGCCGGAGCTTTTAGCGGTTATCTTTACGTTTCTGTTCGTGGGCTTCTTCGATACGGCAGGTACGCTGATTGCGGTAGCGAGTCAGGCCGGTATTATTAAGGATAATCAAATTCCGAATGCGGGACGTGCGCTGCTTGCCGATTCCTCTGCATCTGTGATCGGCTCTGTGCTTGGTACGTCTACGACGGCTTCATTTATCGAGTCATCAGCAGGCATTGCGGTAGGCGGCCGAACCGGCTTTACATCGGTTGTTATCGCGGCTTGCTTTACACTGGCTCTGTTCTTCTCGCCGATTCTTTCTGTTGTCACATCGGAAGTGACGGCACCGGCATTGATTATTGTTGGCGCAATGATGGCGTCTGAAATCCGCCATATTAATTGGAACCGTCTCGATATTATGATTCCTGCCTTTGTCACCATCATTATGATGCCGCTCACGTTCAGCGTTGCAACTGGCATTGCGCTTGGTTTTATTCTATATCCGATTACGATGCTGGCATTAAAACGGGGCCGTGACGTTCATCCGATTATGTACGGTTTAGCGGTTATCTTTATCGCTTATTTTGCTTACGTATAA
- a CDS encoding OsmC family protein — translation MTTTKENDATKEIRKVRAQTEWVHGFETVQHIRDFAFTIDEPEKIGGTNKGPTPLEYVLGAYNGCLQVVIETIARELGVHIVAISLYSEGTVDRRGMFGTADVSPHFQQIRTTIEIEAAGKEKLEELKKKLYQRCPMYNLIKDAGIEQEIIWKVK, via the coding sequence ATGACAACAACCAAAGAAAACGACGCAACAAAAGAGATTCGAAAAGTACGCGCCCAAACAGAATGGGTACATGGTTTTGAAACGGTACAGCATATACGTGACTTCGCCTTCACCATCGACGAGCCGGAGAAAATCGGCGGTACAAACAAAGGGCCGACTCCGCTCGAATATGTGCTCGGTGCTTATAACGGCTGTCTGCAAGTTGTCATTGAGACGATTGCCCGTGAACTTGGCGTGCATATTGTAGCAATCTCCTTATACAGCGAAGGTACAGTAGATCGGCGCGGTATGTTCGGAACAGCCGATGTCTCTCCTCATTTTCAACAGATTCGCACTACTATAGAAATAGAGGCAGCAGGCAAGGAAAAACTCGAAGAACTCAAGAAAAAGCTGTACCAACGATGCCCGATGTACAACTTAATCAAAGACGCAGGCATTGAACAGGAAATCATTTGGAAAGTCAAATAA
- a CDS encoding immune inhibitor A domain-containing protein has protein sequence MKRKTIGCVLSLMLAGSLLSTTSFSAQAKQVEAVIQGVAQPAIDFAIINEDRLAKGLQKRGIISPQASQAEINRTVRAYIQKKAGSKAKQPHTTVTEMDKKAKKFLTKQKNKFKDKMNKQEKMKHDGSNVTPAKKAGYSGPVRQDKVLVLLAEFPDFKHNSVEQEPGYMYADDFSRQHYQEMLFGDKEFTLFDGSKVQTLKQYYQEQSGGSYTVDGTVSEWLTVPGMAKEYGDDDPSRGQDNLEPKGPRDLVKDALNAAVASGINLAEYDRFDQYDLDGDGNLNEPDGLIDHLMIIHAGTGQEAGGGQLGDDAIWSHRWTLDGVYAVPNTISNSPNWGGQMAAYDYTIEPEDGATGVFAHEFGHDLGLPDEYDTQYSGQGEPVGVWSIMSGGSWAGKIAGTAPTSFSPQNKLFFQTTMGGNWANIKEVDAEDITSRGLRTVIDQSVTKSKRPGMIKVNVPDKEVQGVAPFEGAYSYFSTKGDDLNTAMYSPEFDLVDAKTAVFEYKAYRQIETGYDYLYIDASTDGGQTWTNLAAYDDDTHGWVDETIDLSAYAGQKVKLRFNYITDGGLALNGFLLDRAVLTVDEQVVFSDDAEEAPKFELDGFVRSNGKSLAKNYYLLEWRNYAGADRALAYARGAKYNTGLLVWYADESHTDNWVGAHPGEGFLGVVDSHAHNVLYFNADGQKTTANSTRYQIADAAFSFDKAPAWEYTSARWGTIVSPGFAGVRTFNDAQSYLDSSIPDAGRLIPQHGLKFEVTGEAKDNSAGSIRLFK, from the coding sequence ATGAAACGAAAAACGATTGGCTGTGTATTATCGCTTATGCTGGCTGGTTCACTGCTCAGCACGACTTCATTTAGCGCGCAGGCGAAGCAGGTGGAGGCGGTTATTCAGGGAGTCGCACAGCCTGCCATTGATTTTGCGATAATAAACGAGGACAGGCTGGCAAAAGGGCTGCAAAAAAGAGGAATCATCTCACCGCAAGCTTCACAGGCAGAGATAAATCGCACGGTTCGAGCGTACATACAAAAGAAGGCGGGAAGTAAAGCAAAGCAGCCGCATACAACCGTCACGGAAATGGACAAGAAAGCCAAAAAGTTTCTTACCAAGCAAAAAAATAAGTTTAAAGACAAAATGAATAAACAAGAAAAAATGAAGCATGATGGCTCCAATGTGACGCCTGCTAAAAAAGCGGGATACAGCGGACCTGTACGTCAGGATAAGGTATTGGTGCTTCTGGCAGAGTTCCCTGATTTTAAACATAACAGCGTGGAACAGGAGCCGGGCTATATGTATGCTGATGACTTCAGCCGTCAGCACTATCAGGAGATGCTGTTTGGGGATAAAGAATTTACCTTGTTTGACGGCTCTAAGGTTCAGACGCTTAAGCAGTACTACCAAGAGCAGTCAGGAGGAAGTTATACCGTAGATGGTACGGTGTCTGAATGGTTAACTGTGCCAGGTATGGCCAAGGAGTATGGCGATGATGATCCGAGCCGCGGGCAGGATAATTTAGAGCCAAAGGGTCCGCGTGATTTGGTAAAAGATGCGCTCAATGCAGCGGTAGCAAGCGGTATTAATCTAGCTGAGTATGATCGTTTTGACCAATATGATCTGGATGGAGACGGAAATCTGAATGAACCGGACGGGCTAATTGATCATCTAATGATTATTCATGCCGGAACGGGACAAGAGGCCGGCGGAGGCCAGCTTGGCGATGATGCAATCTGGTCGCATCGTTGGACGCTTGACGGAGTATATGCAGTGCCGAATACGATATCGAACAGTCCGAATTGGGGCGGACAGATGGCGGCATACGATTATACGATTGAACCGGAAGATGGAGCGACCGGCGTATTTGCACATGAGTTCGGTCATGATCTAGGTCTTCCTGATGAATATGATACGCAGTATAGCGGACAGGGTGAGCCGGTGGGCGTCTGGTCAATTATGAGTGGAGGAAGCTGGGCAGGTAAGATCGCGGGTACGGCACCGACAAGCTTCAGCCCACAGAATAAGCTATTCTTTCAAACAACGATGGGCGGCAACTGGGCTAACATAAAGGAAGTAGATGCTGAAGATATCACCTCACGGGGCTTGAGGACGGTTATTGATCAAAGCGTAACCAAATCAAAGCGGCCAGGTATGATAAAGGTAAATGTACCGGATAAAGAAGTGCAGGGAGTAGCGCCGTTTGAAGGAGCGTATTCGTACTTTAGTACAAAGGGAGATGATTTGAATACGGCAATGTATTCACCGGAATTCGATCTGGTTGATGCGAAGACGGCAGTATTTGAATACAAAGCGTACCGACAGATCGAGACGGGCTATGATTACTTGTATATTGATGCCAGTACGGATGGTGGACAGACATGGACCAACCTCGCGGCATACGATGACGATACGCATGGTTGGGTTGATGAGACGATTGATCTTAGTGCTTATGCAGGCCAAAAAGTAAAACTGCGCTTTAACTATATAACAGATGGTGGGTTGGCATTAAACGGATTCCTGCTGGATCGTGCGGTATTGACAGTGGACGAACAGGTGGTGTTCAGTGATGATGCCGAAGAAGCACCGAAGTTTGAATTGGATGGTTTTGTCCGCTCGAACGGTAAGAGTCTTGCTAAGAATTATTATTTGTTGGAGTGGCGTAACTATGCCGGAGCTGACAGGGCGCTGGCCTATGCACGTGGAGCTAAATACAATACGGGTCTATTGGTCTGGTATGCAGATGAGAGTCATACAGACAATTGGGTAGGTGCACATCCGGGAGAAGGTTTCCTCGGAGTAGTGGATTCGCATGCTCATAATGTGTTGTATTTCAATGCGGATGGCCAGAAGACGACGGCAAATTCAACGCGTTATCAGATTGCGGATGCCGCTTTCTCCTTCGATAAAGCACCTGCTTGGGAGTATACAAGCGCTCGCTGGGGTACGATTGTTTCACCAGGGTTTGCAGGGGTTAGAACATTTAATGATGCACAATCGTATCTTGACTCGTCCATCCCGGATGCGGGGCGTCTGATCCCGCAGCATGGCTTGAAATTCGAAGTGACGGGAGAGGCGAAAGACAACTCAGCAGGATCAATAAGATTATTTAAGTAG
- a CDS encoding sodium:solute symporter family protein, with product MTTVGYWFVSLAVAYTVLLISIGRIARRKAAGGSGYFVGGRNFTTLFVAVCITGLFSGSSFISIIELSYLKGVSAVWYGVAETLQVLLIATLLIAPFRKKLIITVSGLIGDHFGRKARALGGAITAFAFPMWSVATALAFASALHVFTGISLLVSVALTAVLLFAYLQFGGMWAIGYTQLLNTIVFYIMLVIGFAAVLIYPGIDGLKEFAAAKPHMYSPAGAGIQTIVAWFGTFLVNVVLAQAAFQMALSCRTPEEGKRGLLWAAVLGIPLIIGAVVFGLAAASVIPDETRGLIAIPQYLMQALPAPLVALFFLGFWACALSWGAPCQFSGATSLGKDVGEAIHPGQSEQTYIRYTKWSLAALTVLMVIFASLRAEQSAWWNVLAWVTRNSATFAPVVAALFWPLATRRAVLASMAAGTFTGLLWYYLSGWQISSFFLNTHPVWPGMIANMLTLILITIAENSGRITWNLHTSRSALGRICLATGIVFVGIISFAFSWLYQTGLLGLCLFIVVISAFFTLMTFTSAKDPEAMYTQEVKKASAQ from the coding sequence ATGACAACGGTTGGATATTGGTTTGTGTCTTTAGCTGTCGCCTATACGGTTCTTCTTATTTCCATCGGCCGAATTGCCCGTAGAAAAGCAGCCGGCGGCAGCGGATATTTCGTAGGCGGCAGGAATTTTACTACACTATTCGTAGCAGTATGTATTACAGGCTTATTCTCAGGGTCTTCTTTCATCTCTATTATTGAGCTCTCTTATCTCAAAGGGGTATCTGCCGTGTGGTACGGTGTAGCTGAAACGCTGCAAGTACTGCTCATCGCTACACTACTGATCGCCCCTTTCCGTAAAAAACTTATCATTACTGTATCCGGATTGATCGGTGATCACTTTGGCCGCAAAGCACGGGCGCTTGGCGGTGCCATTACCGCTTTTGCCTTCCCGATGTGGTCGGTAGCCACAGCGTTAGCCTTCGCTTCGGCGCTCCATGTATTTACCGGTATTTCCTTACTCGTTTCGGTAGCACTGACAGCTGTATTGCTGTTTGCATATCTGCAATTTGGCGGTATGTGGGCCATCGGCTACACACAGCTACTGAATACGATCGTCTTCTATATTATGCTTGTCATCGGCTTTGCGGCTGTACTTATTTATCCGGGAATTGACGGACTTAAGGAATTTGCGGCAGCCAAACCGCACATGTACTCTCCTGCGGGTGCAGGCATTCAGACGATTGTAGCCTGGTTCGGTACGTTTCTCGTCAACGTCGTATTAGCACAAGCAGCATTCCAGATGGCACTATCATGCCGTACACCAGAAGAAGGGAAACGCGGCCTATTATGGGCAGCCGTTCTTGGCATCCCGCTCATCATCGGAGCGGTTGTCTTTGGCTTGGCAGCAGCAAGCGTGATTCCAGATGAGACGCGTGGGTTGATTGCCATTCCACAGTATTTGATGCAGGCCCTGCCGGCACCGCTCGTCGCTTTATTCTTCCTCGGCTTCTGGGCTTGTGCGTTGAGCTGGGGCGCACCCTGCCAGTTCTCTGGGGCCACAAGCCTTGGCAAAGACGTCGGGGAAGCCATCCATCCAGGACAGAGCGAGCAGACATACATCCGCTATACGAAATGGTCTCTGGCAGCCCTTACGGTACTAATGGTCATCTTCGCCTCACTGCGGGCCGAGCAATCCGCATGGTGGAACGTTCTTGCCTGGGTCACACGCAATTCCGCAACATTCGCACCCGTCGTTGCAGCGCTGTTCTGGCCGCTCGCTACACGACGTGCTGTACTTGCATCTATGGCAGCAGGTACATTCACCGGTCTGCTCTGGTATTATTTGAGCGGCTGGCAGATTAGCAGCTTTTTCTTGAACACACACCCTGTATGGCCGGGCATGATCGCCAATATGCTAACACTCATACTCATAACGATTGCAGAGAATAGCGGCCGCATCACCTGGAACCTGCACACGTCACGCAGCGCACTTGGCAGGATATGCCTCGCTACAGGTATTGTATTCGTAGGAATAATCAGCTTTGCTTTTTCCTGGCTCTATCAAACAGGATTATTGGGATTGTGCCTGTTTATCGTAGTAATTAGCGCCTTCTTCACGCTGATGACATTCACATCCGCTAAAGATCCGGAAGCAATGTATACACAAGAAGTTAAAAAGGCTTCGGCACAATAA